DNA from Brassica napus cultivar Da-Ae chromosome C4, Da-Ae, whole genome shotgun sequence:
CATAGTGACCCCAAAACTCTTAGAATTGCACGTATGTCCTTTTGAATCAGCCCCAAAACAATTGATGGAGCACTATAGACCTCTTTGTAATTCCACGATGGTCCCTTATCTTTTGATGATTTTCAAATCGGTCACAAACTttgtaaatttcaaatataaccTCACGATTTCGCCCCAAACTTCTCAAACATCCAGTTTAGCCCCTATCAAATGCAAGTGAACACACaaatgcaatatatatatatatataactaaatgcatcccaaaatgataaaaatgaaCTAATAACAAATGTTAAAACTCATGAAAATAACAAGATATCAGAAGCTCAAATTCAACCCTTGGCAATATGTAGACGACTACTACAAAcgtttacaaataattttgaaaattctgtgaagtcaattaaaaaatatatttcatagtATAAGAAGAAAATTAATGTTTAAGAAATATATAGTTCAAAAATCGCTGACAAAAAGAATATAATTCAACAATCCATCAAAGGTTATTGACTTATTAGGGTAAACCTACCATAGAGGTGGATGAACAAgtaaaaaaacttacattttaatgagtatttaattttaattttagcgtcaattttaatatttattttgttattattattatcagaTACTATAGGTGTATCTTACGACTTATTTTTTCATGTGTATGTAATTTTTAACTCTTTTCAAAGTTTGTTTGCATCATTAATAACCATAGCATACAATCAAAGACCATTTAGTTTGCATGACCGTAGCATTACAAGAACACATgacatagtaaaaaaaaaacacagcagAAAGGTTTAACTATTCATAAAACCAAACAAGGTGTAGAGCCAAACAATTAGTAGAAGAATCACTCTCAAACACTTAGGAACAACCTAAATTCATAATTAAGTCAGTCAACACTTTCCTATAAAACCAGAGTTGAATCGGCGATACATATAACATTTGTTATAATGAATTAGCAAATACCTTTTTAGGATCatataattatcattttaaataaaaattaataaaataacatacaactaaattcaagaaataaatatagCATAAATAATGATTTGTGTTAAATccattcgattagggttttgaaAATTTCATTCTACTTACTTTCAAAATCAAAGTAAAACTAATatcaaaagtaaaataaaatattacattttcatGAATTTATAAGAGAAATAAGTAGGTACttacaaaaacaataataatgaaACAGTAGTGAAAATGTTTATAGAAAAATAGTGAATTAAtgtttcacaaatttagaataaattaaacatatacaaAATATCCATTAAATTGGATTTAATGGTAAAATAAGTTTATGCTTTGTAAATACCGTGAACATAAAATGTAaggtttatattcaaataaatatgaaaactaaaatactaaaataaaaatctcaaccataattttaatactaatatgaaaataaaaatatatatttgcgaTAGTTCACTGaaaaaaactatgtaaaaaCCCGACaataaaaaaagtagaaaattaaataacttatactaaaagaaacatattaaagtaaaatatatcttATCACATATAATTCCTCTTcacataaaacttaaaaaaaaaaatcattatcatatacatctcttgcaaatgcaaACCTAAAACACAACCACAAAATCGTACAAAACTTAATAACCTAGATCACAACTAAAGTATGGTCCGCCctagtttcatatatatatatatatatagaagttcCTTGAATCTAAACGTCAAATCAAATTCAGTATGGCCACTTATTCTCTTAAATACTATAAATACATGGTGTTCTGACTTTATGTCTTCACTATATCAATATTAACATATCCGATCCcgcaaagcaagcctacgcttgTCTATCCCCGCAataacacacacatacacaatCTCTTCAAACATTATTTCCTTATCCTTCAAAGTTATTATTTGTTTCTTCGAGCTCTTAAAGAAGCAATCTAGATGTCCCGGATATCGTCAGACCCGCTTATGGTTGGGAGAGTAATCGGAGACGTTGTGGACAATTGTTTGCAGGCGGTGAAAATGACAGTGACTTATAACTGCGACAAGCAAGTCTACAATGGCCATGAACTTTTCCCTTCTGCAGTTACAAACAAACCCAAAGTTGAAGTTCATGGGGGTGACATGAGGTCATTCTTCACTTTGGTACGCAAACTTTTATCATATATGTTAATACAAATATTGCTTAGTCGTTTTGTTTACTTAATATAACTCCCTTCATTGCTCGTTAGTTGTTATGTAATACATAAACCTTATAAtttttgcacaaaaaaaaaaccttataaTTTCCTATCTAGTTCTTCTAAAGAGACTTTTTTGGTGCAACTTCTAAAGAGACTATCTACAAATATTGAAATATAGGTATATTTTGTGAAATGTCAATACTCTgcttattcttttaaaattatcacTCTACGACATAAGATGCAAAAAATATTCTTAACttgtttgagaaaaaaaaaacatttctaaaaaaacTCAATTATTCATCGATCttgtaaaacaaagaaacctgaaaagtaaaaaaataatgacTTTAGTCTTACGGATCTCTTAGCTTAATTATGAAGTAGAATGTATAATGGTAGAGTAGTTGTTATTTTTCACAGATTTTACCGTGGTGATAATTTTTAAGAATGGTACATACAAAACCTGTTTCATAAAACTCCTATTTTTCAGATTTAGTTTGCATTTTCGGgaatctttattttatattaatgttccgtattctttgtttttttttggtaaaataagaACGTATTCTTTGCTTTTGTAAAGCAACGGCGAATTCTTTGTTGCAAATACATGTGTTTCTTTATGTAGATATTTATTTGTGTCACGTGTAGATATGTTCATGATTCATGAATATCGAATATGTCAATCAGGTCATGACTGATCCTGATGTTCCTGGACCTAGTGATCCTTATCTGAGGGAGCACTTGCACTGGTAAAATTTATTCCTTCCTTTTTTGGTTAAGAAACATGTGATTGTATACATATGTAACAGTTTTTGCAATGATATATGTCAGGATTGTTACCGATATCCCAGGGACAACCGACGTGACATTTGGtaagtcatatatactttagtaaATCAAACAAATGacattacatataaatatatgcaTTCTTCATTAGGTTTATATATGATCCAGATTTGTAACCTAagagtttgtatttattataATCTACTTTTAAACCAAAGTTTCGTGAACATGCCAATTTATTTCAgtataaaattccaaaaaaaaaacactaaagtaTAAGTAGGCACTCTTAATTAGTTTCATACGGTCTAGATCTGTAATATGTTTGTTTGTATTAGTGTCACCGTTGTTCAAAAAACAAAGTGTCACCGCCATGTTATAACCGGTCCAGTTAAAGTTTAGAAACTGTACGAGGTACAGCATGAAATTACTCTAATCAATGTAGacgacaaaaatatttaatttcatttaCATGTCAActggtttaaatattttcttcaaaaaaatacaaaacaggAAAGGAAATAGTAGGGTACGAGATGCCTCGGCCAAACATAGGGATCCACCGATTTGTGTATTTGCTTTTCAAGCAGAACCGTAGAGGAAGTGTGGTTTCTGTGCCGTCTTACAGAGACCAATTCAACACTCGGATGTTTGCATATGAGAACGATCTCGGCCTCCCCGTTGCAGCTGTTTTCTTCAACTGCCAGCGTGAGACCGCCGCTAGACGCCGTTAATATCGATCGGTTGTTCCATGCATTCTAACGGGAGGCAGCTTTTTATTATGATATCTATATATGGGTGTATTGTTATGAActattattatcattttaataaatttagcaTTTCGTGTTTAAGTTTATTTTCATATGGATGGATGTTTCTGGTATTTTGGATGTAGATATAACTGATATTTCTTATCATAATCaattatatcaatatatatatatatatatagttgtacTAACAAGCACTCGTGGCTCGTGCTGCTCCGCTTACCCGTGGGTTTCCGCAAAACACAAACCCACACCTCGACTCTGTGATCAGAACATCGACAACTCAAACACCGCAGTGGTGCCTTCTTAATTCTCATCCGCAGTGGGTTCTACAAATAATTGtataaattcgtttttcttcatttaaataattatttttgtttgtccaagctaaaaaaaaaaaagacatttcttctttttaaaattgtttcaaGTCCTAACCATCCTTTAGCTCAGATCAGTGATCACTGGTGTCAAGCATGGTCATATGATTCAGGTACATTAAATTTTGTATGTATTATTAATAACACTTGAATGTCTTTTGCATGTGTTGTTGGATTGTATGTACTTTCCCTTCTTGGCATAAAAGTCAACTAGTATgtgacaaacaaaaatcaaatgtAAAGTCGGTAAGAGGATCTCATTAAAGTGGCAAAGAAGTGTCAGGTTTCACAGCTTTTGACCAAAAGATAGCATAACCGATTCTCTAGTGATGGTTGGGGTGGACTCGGATAAAACCTCTGCTATAAAGGTTTTAGTACACAAAACTAAACGCTAACGGCAACAATGTAAGCATTCCAAGCATCACACTGTTGAAAGTTCTTGACTTCTTCGTACTTGATATCTCGTCCAGCACCAAACCCATCTGTTCTACGCATTTCAGAAGCGTCTGGCATTTCTCTGAGCCAGAAATGGACAGATCTAAACCCGGCTTCTTCCATACAGTCTTTTATCTCCGGTAATGACCacctacacacacacacacacacacgtgcTACTTAATCTTTAGACATAAAGAAACAAGGTGAATGTGGAAGCAGAAGAGTAGAGGGCCCACTTACAGTCTCCAGCTATAAGAAAAAGCATGGCGAATCTTTCTGTTCTGCTTTTGAAGGTGATAGTGAAGACTGATCCTTGTCTTGCGACTAACAATATCAAACTCAGCCTGCTCCCACGTATACTGCAATTAAGATTTAGATAATCGTTAGTACAGTTCTACATGAAGTATTAACAGTTTAAACTTCTATTTTTACCGTGAAAGTTGGGAACTTGCGTTGAAGCTTCAACTGCCCCTCTGCAGAAGCACCTCCATACAAATCCATAACGAATATACCACCTTTCTTGGACAAGGCCTCACGCGCATTCTTGAAGTAAGTAACCAACTCCGAGCGTTTGTGGAGGCAACAGCAACTGAAATTGAAAGCACACACGATATCCCTCTTCGGTAACCCATCTTTCTCCAAGGATTCAACTCCGGGATCTTCTTCAACCTCATCATCCAAGCTGATGTTTTGCATCAGCTCGTGGGATCTGGAAGTCACTTGCTTAGCGTCAAGAGGGGTCAAAACATTCCCATGGAGAAGAGACATTCTCGAACACACGTCAGCGCCGAGCTTGCTGATGTTGTTGTCCATGCACCATTCCAGCGCCTCGAGGTCGAAATCTAGCCCTACAGCAGTTCGCCTCGTGTCGGCCTTCAGCCACTCCGCACTATTCGAAAAgcaataaaaagatttttattctCAGAGCATTGCAAGATGAGTGTTTAAAGCAAGAGGAAggaaggaaagaaaagaaaccttAAGAGAGCGGTCCCACAGAAGTCTTCTTGGAAATGGAGAGGCTGCCTTCCACCAACATACATCAGAAAGAACTTCTGCAAGTAGCTTATGTCTCCTTTTGGTGACTGCACCACAAACACACATCATCAGTCTTCTAAAAATCAGTCTAGGCTCGGCTAAATCAATAATCATCTATCTCATAGCTATTTGATTGAACATTGCACATTATAGAGTGTCTTGAAGCTTAGTGTTATTTACACCTGCACTGATTGTTGGTATAAGAGGAACTTTGAGGGCAAATCAGAGGATGGCTGAAGCTCGTCGCTTTCTTCCTCGGAGTTTTGTTCGTCTTCGTCGACGACGGAGGGAGCAGCGGGAGGGTGTTGATCGTAGAAATCTTCGCCGTCATTCGAGAATTCTCCTTTATGGCGACGTCGATTGGGTTTTTTGTCTCGTTTTCCCATTTTCGAGCAGTCGAGAGGCGGAAGAGAGAAGCGTTTGTGCTGTCAATTGCTTTTGACCTTTTCTTGTGAAAGTGCCCTCAACGCCGCCACATACGCCCTAGGCTTTTGTCTTATCCAATTTACCGGTTTAGACAGTATTTGCGGTTCAACCGTATTAGTGGGTTGTATTTGCGGTTTTAACGGTAtttcaattttgtttattttctgtttATAAAAGTTAGATACcatattaaaactatatttattttagcttagtttggtttggttaattcagttttatataaaaacaaactataattatttttaataatgttttgagaattttaatttatataattaaaaatcaaatttattaatgCATAAAGGTATGGTTCAACATTCTAACcttttaaatagatttttttttttttttaaatgattagtaaaataaaattaaaaatgtaatatcTAACCGAACATGTTTCTGTAGAACTTTAGTTTTATACATGTCCATTTGGGAGACAAACCTCCTCATTGGCTAACCGAACCCGATTTTGAATATTTAGGACTCAAGACAGAGGGCTTTTCTGGTTCAGATGTGTCCGTCTGTGCAAGTAACTTGCCCCTAGTGATTTATTGTTTTCCACAGTTTGCCCCCAAGTAGCTACTAGATAGATAAGCCTTTGTCCTGACAATCTTTCTGGCTCCTGCAGGTAAAAGACGTTCGTTTTGATCCTGTGCGCAAAACCCAAGATGCAATGTTCTTGATGGTAAATGGATGTCCTGTGGACCTAGGCAACCTGGAGCAATTCAAACCACAATGCAAGTTCTAAAGGGCCTTCCCCTTTAGGTATAGCTGTCAAATTCACAATTTCTAAGATTATTTAGTACGGGCTGAGACACTAGTGTTTTATAAAATGCTTGAATAATGTATTTCTCTTTAATATTGTCACCAAAAGTCCCCACATGAGCAAATTCCATCACTACTAAAGTGATGAAACCGATTTGTATCTCTAACTACAATCTCTCTTTCTTCAATCTTCGCAATCAGTTTGATAACTGCATGACAATCCCCACAAACCCTAAGGTTCTTAATGATCAAAAGAGGACTTCCCTGCGGTGTAGCTATCAACCCAAATGCAATAGCTAATCTCTCACTATGCTGAGCAAGAACAGCTTCTTTATGCTCATCATCAATATCTTGAAGCACATAACTCGTATCCGGCTCATACCCTAAATCCTTCAGCCGTCTACTCAAATCCTCTACCTTCTTATAGATCTGGTCTTTGAGAGGATGAGACCGATCACCCGCCAAGAACGCATAAGTCTTGTTCTTCACCTCAATCCAACTGTAACCAGCTTCTTTCTTCACCTTTCTCTCCTCCATCAGCTTCCTTACTTTGGCTCTCTCTCCCCAATCTCCTGACTCTGCATACATATTAGACAAAAGCACATACGCAGCTGAATCCTCTGGTTTCATATCAATGATCTTCTTTGCAGCTAATCTCCCAAGCTCTGTTCTCTTGTGCACACGGCAGGCAGCTAGAATTGTCCTCCAAATGGTCGAACCGGCTGGGTACGGCATGTTGTCTATGACCTCCATAGCCTTTTCAAGTAGCCCGGCTCGGCTGTATAGATCGACCATACAGCTATTATGCTCCTTTGTAGGTGCAATCTTGCATTCTCTCACCATTATATCGAAATACTTCTCGCCTTCTTCTACAAACCCTGCGTGTGTACAAGCGGCAAACACTCCTATGAACGTTACGCTATCCATTTTCACCTTCTGCCTCTTCATCTCCTCGAAAACATCGAGAGCCTTAATAGCTTCCCCGTGCTGTGCATACCCGGAGATCATCGAGTTCCACGACACTAGATCTCTCTCTCCCTGCCTTTTGAAGACTGCTTCCGCGCTCTCGATGTCGCCTTTCTTTGCATACATGGTTAAAAGAGCGCTACTAACAATTAAAGAGTTCTCCACTCTTGATTTTATAGCGAACCCATGGAACTGCTTTCCCTGTCCAGAAGATGCGGAAGCAGCAGCACACACGTTAAGGACGCTGGATAATGTGAACTCGTTCGGTTTTATCCCTCCCTTTGTGAGCTCGCTAAACATCTTTACAGCTGCTTCCGTCTCTCCGGTCTGAGCGTATCCCGCAAGCATCGCTGACCAAGCCACAATGTCTTTATCATCAATACTGCTAAAAACTTTTGCAGCCTCGTCTGCTTTACCTAACTTCACATAAGCATCTAGAAGAGCGGTCCCAACCGTTGAAGATCTCTCGTAGTTAGTCTTTAAAACTTGCGCATGAACCTCTGCTGGAGAAATCACAGGAAGAGCGGTGAGAACGACGGAATAAGTGAACTCGTTCGGTCTAACACCTTTCCTCCTCATCTCCTTAAACAAATCCACTGCTTCCTCTTTCCCATCGTTCTGCAAGAAACCACTGATCATCGCTGTCCACGTCACAACATTCCCGCGGAGACCCGTCTCTTTGAACAGCCTAAGAGCATCACACATCACTGTACATTTACTATAAGCCACCATCAGAGCCGTCCTTATGTTCTGATCAAACGAAAACCCGTACTTCACAACACTGCAATGGAGCTGCTCCGTGAACCTCAGCTCTTTGAGGTTAGCGCAGAGCTTGATAACGGAAGCAAAGCTCGATTCCGATAACCGGACGTGGTTAAGCCTCATGGAGTGAAACATCCCCAACGCTTCTAAATCAAGACCGTTCCCTGCGTATCCAGAGATCATACTGTTCCACGTAACCACACTCTTCACTTCAGTCTTATCAAACAAGATTCTAGCTTTCCCAACGTTACCACATTTGAGATAGAGATTAATCAGAGAGTTGGAAACCGGAATGGTTTTGTCTAAACCGTTCTTGACAACGACCGTGTGCACCTGCCTCCCCCTCCCACTCACTCCTTCTTCAGCCAAAACTCCAAGAGCAGCTGCGAACGTAAACGAGTTAGGCTCGGTCCCTTCTTTATACATTCGCATAAACAGCTTCAGAACCTCCTCGTTGGACCCGTTCCTCGCGTACCCGCTTATCAAAGTAGTCCAAGTAACAACGTTCCTCTCTTTCATCTCATTAAAAACGTTTCTTCCGTCTTTAACGTTACTGCCTTTCATGTACGTGTCAACAAGCGACGTGCCGACGCTCACATCGTCTAAAAACCCAAACTTTACGCATTGACAATGAAGCTGTTTGCCGAGAAGCTCGTCGCATAGAGTAGCGGAAACCTTTAGCACGGAGGAGAAGGTTGAGCAGTCCATCTCGGCTCCGGAACGGTGGATGGTTAAGAAGAGCCTCGTCGCTTCTTGAGTGCGTCCGTCGCGAGAGTAGCCGAAGAGCAAGCTTGTGTGGTTTTCTTGAACTCGGTCAGGACTTTTGTCGAACAGGTTTTGTGCTACGTGAAAACGAGACGCTGATGCAACGACGACACCAAGGGTATATGTTCTGAATTTGGGTTTGAGCTTCTCCAGAGATTGATGTCTCCATATTGTCGTTCTGAATTGCATTTTGCTTTTCGAACTAAAGAGCTAAAAGTTTGCTGGCATTTTCGCTTcaaatttgtataaaatatatcgACATGGAATGATTTTTCTATTCCCAGTTTTCTTTATTCTCAATGCTCAAGTCAACAGTGACATTGCACTATTTAATAAATCAACGGCTACTTAAAAGAAAAGTTACGGCGGTAAAATTTGACGAGTGAAGTATTATACAATCCACATAATGAATTATTGTTCTAGAGATAACGGTTCTACACCACGGTTCTACACGGTGCGTGGACCGAGAGCATGTATATCCGAGGTCCTTAGTGAGGTTCTTAGTGCGTGGATTCCCACAAAACTCTTAAGGATCggttacaaaaattattaattaagaaCCGATTTTAGTGAGTTTCTTACATTGTTCGTGGGCTCCACTAACtcgtggcggtccgcgattggtttgctttttaatttttttttttagacaaaaaaaaactctaagaTTTGGGTTTCTTAgggataaacatgctctaattTGATCATTCGTTGTTCTTCTCCCTGTTGTTACTTTCttcactttttcttcttcttacttctAACTGtttatcttatcatttaaacAGTGTTTTTAAATCCGGATCGAACCGGCAGTCGGATCGGGTTAAACCATGAACCGAAAAAAACCCGGATTGGGTTAATGTTAAAACCCAACTAAAATTGAACCCGTTAAAAACCCCTATCGAACCATCAAAACCCCGGAAACCGGCGATCCAATGAACCAGCCAAACCCTGGTTCGTATATAAGccaaaattttgttaatgaaacaattaatttttctttttttttaaagtaaaaataagatttatcaAAGATTAATAAAGTATCGTCTCtcgtctttttcttttgtcgtcTCTACAACTCATAAATTATAAGATTCACAAAGTTTAATATTCACGtcaatatattgtttttgtttacttctcgctttgtttaaattttatttcatgatcacttgttttgaagaCTTTAATTAACTGAAACATTTACGTTTCTGAactttgtatttcaaaatataaattttacctaatgtgtatataattttttttaaaggtaaTGAAGATTTAGAGTGATAAGATTTACGAATAAAGTTTAAATAtgcttttcatattgattttagattttaatggttatttttaagttttttctaCACGTTATTGAtgtttaaacattttatttgatatgatctattttttttaatatgtatattattataaaatatcattaaatttagtttaatctAAGTAAACCCAATCAAACCACAATGACCTATGATCCAAAAAATTTCCGGTTCGCTagccggtccggttttaaaaaacACTGCATTTGAAGGACTCACGAAAGGAGTCATCTCTCCACAATCCAGATGTATTTATATGATTTGTTGTTTACAGTTACTAATTCACCTTTTTAACAGTAGATTCACCTCCTGAACTGGCTTCACCTCATGATCTGTACCCTaatattgaaaaataattttatcagtCTAATGTGATCCCAAATCTACCTAATAATTTTAGGTTCAGAAAAAAAGAGAACCCATAGGGATTAAAGTCATTACAGAATTGTTTGTCAATACATCAATAACATCATCAAGATCCCAAAATCTACTTCGTTCAAAAGGTGACCCGAGATGTTCCTCGTACAATTTGTCTTCCCATGTCTCTCAATAAGTCATGCGTCATTAGTCTGTTATCATGGACTGTAATAAGACACCTCTCCTTAAGCACATTGAGTCCGTCCACAATACGCAACCAACTTTCCAAAGAGCTTTTGAAATGCTTCAGCAGGTTCACTCGTTCTAAAGGCATGCCAACTTAGGAGTTTAAAAGATTCACCACAATCAAGTTTTTCcggtgaatatatatatatatatatatatatatatatatattttctactcCAAGCTGCTTTAACAAATGCTGAAATGCATGTAATGATTATCCTGCTTCCTGCCCCAACGCAGCTAAAATCTATTCCGACCTAATTAAGTTGCTCCATGTCTTCAACATCATCAAGTAAAACAAATACCCTGTTCTTACGGATGCTTTCTCTCACTGTGCGATCGATGGCTTTGAGCTCTGTCTTTCCATTTTAAGATGTCCCAAAGAAGTTGTCTCTGAAGATGGACTTTCTTGTCAATTTTCTAGGAAACTAGTTCCTTCAAAACGATGTGAGAATTCATTAGAACTTGACTTTGTcagaacataaattaaaaatcagAACCTGAAACCCTCgcaaaacaagaatcaagatTGATTGATTTATAGCATAATATTCAGATAAATAAGCAAATTGTTGCAGGAACATCTAACCTACacttcttttcaaaaaaaaaacatctaaccTATATTGTAGCAGGTTGTACATTCGTGTGATTTCATGCAAAAAACAGCTATGATTAAATTAGGAGaatattacataaaaaaaaaatagagttcaATACAAATGTGTTGTGACAATCAAATTAAACAGtttgacaaaataaataaaggaGAAAAGAGAAATCAGAAGAACTGGATCTGACAGTTTGGCGAAACTCTGGGAAGTTTGATAAGAGCATTGATGATTCCCATGTATCTTTTATGAACATGGTTCTCTTGTTGGTTATCAACTTGAACACCAACTTTGACAGTTTCAAGACATTTCAAATTCGCCAAGAAATGACTTATCTGTTTCCGCTCTCTACAAGTCCCTAAATACCCTGAAACGGTTAGCATCTTCACTTGACATGTGGATAAACAGCATGGTACTccctcttccttcttcttcttcttagggaTGCAAATGCAGGCGTCCCCGCATCTATTTGTAACTTTATGCACAAGGCCCTgcacggaaaaaaaaaacatattcattaatgtagaaaaatattatagCAAAAGATGAAAAATGTCAGATGTTGATCAAatgaaattgataaaataacacaTATAAATTCATAACGTTTTATTTACCTTGATGACTAGAGTTTCTAGGTTTGGAGAGCTGTTGAGAAGAAGAGGCACCACTTGCCATCCTTTTTCTTTGTCACTCTCAAATGATAAAGTAAGGAGGTTGTGAAAGACTGGCATTGATCTACAGTAAAAGTGAAAAACCTGAATCAcgaaacaaaacacaaacatgtTATCATAGGAGGAAGTGAGAATATGGTAgctaatcaaatttaaacaatTAAGTATCAAAAACATACCTCAAGAGAATCCGAAGACAAGTGAAGGGTCTTGATATTGCTTATCTTTGTAACAAGGCCGGTAACATcccaagaagaaaaagaatctGCATCATCCTTTGAATCACTGTCATCATCCTCAGAATCACTACGATCATCATGCTCATCTGTAAATGCCTCCCAAGGGCGAATATCAAGTCTTGCTTCAACAAGGGAATCAAAATCAACATCA
Protein-coding regions in this window:
- the BNAC04G39230D gene encoding uncharacterized protein BNAC04G39230D — protein: MGKRDKKPNRRRHKGEFSNDGEDFYDQHPPAAPSVVDEDEQNSEEESDELQPSSDLPSKFLLYQQSVQSPKGDISYLQKFFLMYVGGRQPLHFQEDFCGTALLSAEWLKADTRRTAVGLDFDLEALEWCMDNNISKLGADVCSRMSLLHGNVLTPLDAKQVTSRSHELMQNISLDDEVEEDPGVESLEKDGLPKRDIVCAFNFSCCCLHKRSELVTYFKNAREALSKKGGIFVMDLYGGASAEGQLKLQRKFPTFTYTWEQAEFDIVSRKTRISLHYHLQKQNRKIRHAFSYSWRLWSLPEIKDCMEEAGFRSVHFWLREMPDASEMRRTDGFGAGRDIKYEEVKNFQQCDAWNAYIVAVSV
- the LOC106424291 gene encoding protein CENTRORADIALIS-like is translated as MSRISSDPLMVGRVIGDVVDNCLQAVKMTVTYNCDKQVYNGHELFPSAVTNKPKVEVHGGDMRSFFTLVMTDPDVPGPSDPYLREHLHWIVTDIPGTTDVTFGKEIVGYEMPRPNIGIHRFVYLLFKQNRRGSVVSVPSYRDQFNTRMFAYENDLGLPVAAVFFNCQRETAARRR
- the LOC106424224 gene encoding pentatricopeptide repeat-containing protein At2g27610; translated protein: MQFRTTIWRHQSLEKLKPKFRTYTLGVVVASASRFHVAQNLFDKSPDRVQENHTSLLFGYSRDGRTQEATRLFLTIHRSGAEMDCSTFSSVLKVSATLCDELLGKQLHCQCVKFGFLDDVSVGTSLVDTYMKGSNVKDGRNVFNEMKERNVVTWTTLISGYARNGSNEEVLKLFMRMYKEGTEPNSFTFAAALGVLAEEGVSGRGRQVHTVVVKNGLDKTIPVSNSLINLYLKCGNVGKARILFDKTEVKSVVTWNSMISGYAGNGLDLEALGMFHSMRLNHVRLSESSFASVIKLCANLKELRFTEQLHCSVVKYGFSFDQNIRTALMVAYSKCTVMCDALRLFKETGLRGNVVTWTAMISGFLQNDGKEEAVDLFKEMRRKGVRPNEFTYSVVLTALPVISPAEVHAQVLKTNYERSSTVGTALLDAYVKLGKADEAAKVFSSIDDKDIVAWSAMLAGYAQTGETEAAVKMFSELTKGGIKPNEFTLSSVLNVCAAASASSGQGKQFHGFAIKSRVENSLIVSSALLTMYAKKGDIESAEAVFKRQGERDLVSWNSMISGYAQHGEAIKALDVFEEMKRQKVKMDSVTFIGVFAACTHAGFVEEGEKYFDIMVRECKIAPTKEHNSCMVDLYSRAGLLEKAMEVIDNMPYPAGSTIWRTILAACRVHKRTELGRLAAKKIIDMKPEDSAAYVLLSNMYAESGDWGERAKVRKLMEERKVKKEAGYSWIEVKNKTYAFLAGDRSHPLKDQIYKKVEDLSRRLKDLGYEPDTSYVLQDIDDEHKEAVLAQHSERLAIAFGLIATPQGSPLLIIKNLRVCGDCHAVIKLIAKIEEREIVVRDTNRFHHFSSDGICSCGDFW